In the Psychromonas sp. psych-6C06 genome, one interval contains:
- a CDS encoding Bcr/CflA family multidrug efflux MFS transporter, with protein sequence MRSKPTQLSLLLIIILGAISALTPFAIDMYLPAMPAIAQEFSVSAGDIQITLTAYMLGFAIGQLLHGPLADSFGRKPVLLIGTLLFTLASVLSAISPSIEMLTWMRVGQGFAGAAAAVVIQAIVRDMFDKEEFARTMSFIVLVMTLAPLIAPLLGGYMAVWFGWRSIFWVIALIALLVIVAITFKIPETLAVEKRQPFRVRSVLRNYRSLVVSRNAMLLILTGALSFAGMFAFLTAGSFIFVEIHGVDIQHVGYLFGLNVVSMMVMTVLNGRLVRAKGSQWMLKLGLTIQLVGATLLLLGQVFNFGLWGVVLPIMLYVSAISTVGSNSMAILLSDYPSIAGTASSLSGTLRFGLAGVAAAVISFLPAKSSWPMVGVICCCASLAFTCLLLRSTPKLESNASIV encoded by the coding sequence ATGCGTTCAAAACCGACACAACTCAGTCTTTTACTGATTATTATTCTTGGTGCTATCTCTGCATTAACCCCTTTTGCGATCGATATGTACCTTCCCGCAATGCCTGCAATTGCTCAAGAGTTTTCTGTCTCAGCCGGTGATATTCAAATTACGTTAACAGCTTATATGCTCGGCTTTGCGATCGGACAATTATTGCATGGACCTTTAGCTGATAGTTTTGGACGTAAACCGGTACTGTTGATTGGAACATTACTCTTTACCTTAGCATCGGTATTAAGTGCTATCTCCCCAAGTATTGAGATGCTGACTTGGATGCGAGTTGGGCAAGGGTTTGCAGGTGCTGCTGCTGCCGTTGTTATTCAAGCGATTGTACGTGACATGTTTGATAAAGAAGAGTTTGCTCGTACCATGTCATTTATTGTGTTGGTCATGACACTTGCACCATTGATTGCCCCTTTGTTAGGCGGTTATATGGCAGTTTGGTTTGGTTGGCGTTCGATTTTCTGGGTCATTGCATTAATTGCATTACTGGTTATTGTCGCAATCACTTTTAAGATCCCTGAAACCCTAGCAGTGGAGAAGCGTCAACCCTTCAGAGTGCGTTCGGTATTACGTAATTATCGCTCTTTGGTCGTAAGCCGTAATGCGATGTTATTAATTTTAACGGGTGCACTTTCCTTTGCTGGTATGTTTGCTTTTTTAACAGCGGGCTCATTTATTTTTGTTGAGATACATGGTGTTGATATTCAACATGTTGGTTATCTTTTTGGTTTGAATGTTGTTTCTATGATGGTTATGACTGTACTGAATGGGAGGCTGGTTCGCGCTAAAGGTTCGCAATGGATGCTGAAACTAGGCTTAACCATTCAATTAGTTGGTGCAACCTTGTTATTGCTTGGACAAGTTTTTAATTTCGGCTTATGGGGTGTGGTGTTACCGATAATGCTTTATGTCAGCGCTATCTCAACAGTGGGTAGTAACTCAATGGCAATATTGTTAAGTGATTACCCTAGTATTGCAGGCACTGCCTCTTCGTTGTCGGGTACATTACGTTTTGGTCTAGCTGGTGTCGCTGCCGCGGTTATCTCTTTCTTACCGGCTAAATCGAGCTGGCCAATGGTAGGGGTTATCTGTTGTTGTGCAAGTTTAGCATTTACCTGTTTGTTGTTAAGAAGCACGCCAAAATTGGAAAGTAATGCCTCTATTGTCTGA
- the recG gene encoding ATP-dependent DNA helicase RecG translates to MKLEKVPLSALNGVGIKMAERLERLGLFSVADLLFHLPLHYQDRASIIPIGELQDGMQVSVQGRIISSNVQMGKRRILKCQIADETGRVTLNFFHFNASQKNSFREGQLIKCFGEFKRGYQGFEITHPEYTLIQTRESAQTQETLTPIYPMTEGLKQNGLRKLASQAVEMLKQNSIDELLPTQLLSHPISLQDALLYLHQPPPDANIEQLENKTHPAQQRLIIEELIAQQLSLLAMRASAQTQPAMTINAQSDLQKALLNNLGFSPTNAQSRVAQEIEQDLLQPYPMMRLVQGDVGSGKTLVAAMAALSVIEAGYQVALMAPTELLAEQHFINFQKWFEPLDIRVGMLSGKMKVKEKRSQTENIQLGLSKMVVGTHALFSDNVIFNKLALIIVDEQHRFGVHQRLALREKGVDEAFAPHQLTMTATPIPRTLAMTAYADLKVSIIDELPPGRTAIQTVALADTRRDDIIKRVYESCKNEGRQVYWVCTLIEESEALECQAAEDTANSLQLSLPDLHIGLVHGRMKGDEKQYVMDAFKAGELDLLVATTVIEVGVDVPNASLMIIENPERLGLSQLHQLRGRVGRGSVASHCVLLYKNPLSLTAKKRLQILRESNDGFYISEQDLLIRGPGEVLGTKQTGVAQFKIADLLRDQALVPYSLQLAEQIIAQHPTLISALTTRWLGEKQHYAHA, encoded by the coding sequence ATGAAATTAGAGAAAGTCCCATTAAGTGCGTTAAATGGTGTGGGTATTAAAATGGCAGAGCGTTTAGAGAGGCTTGGCTTATTTAGCGTTGCTGACCTGCTTTTCCATCTGCCTCTGCATTATCAAGACCGAGCCTCAATTATTCCTATTGGCGAGTTACAGGATGGCATGCAGGTGAGTGTGCAAGGGCGTATCATCAGTAGCAATGTACAAATGGGTAAGCGTCGTATTTTAAAGTGTCAGATAGCTGATGAAACGGGGCGAGTGACGCTAAATTTCTTTCACTTTAACGCCTCACAAAAAAATAGCTTTCGTGAAGGGCAGTTAATCAAATGTTTTGGTGAATTTAAACGCGGTTACCAAGGCTTTGAAATTACCCACCCTGAATATACACTTATCCAGACCCGTGAAAGTGCGCAAACTCAGGAAACCCTGACCCCTATCTATCCAATGACAGAAGGGTTGAAACAGAACGGTCTACGTAAGTTAGCCAGCCAAGCCGTGGAGATGTTAAAGCAAAATAGCATTGATGAGTTATTACCTACACAGCTATTAAGCCATCCAATTAGTTTACAAGATGCCTTGTTATATCTGCATCAGCCACCGCCAGATGCCAACATTGAACAATTAGAAAACAAAACGCATCCAGCGCAACAGCGGTTAATTATTGAAGAGTTAATCGCGCAACAATTAAGTTTACTTGCCATGCGTGCAAGTGCACAAACACAACCTGCCATGACCATTAATGCGCAATCGGACTTACAAAAAGCATTATTAAACAACCTTGGTTTCTCGCCAACCAATGCGCAGAGCAGAGTCGCTCAGGAGATTGAGCAAGATTTATTGCAACCCTATCCCATGATGCGCTTAGTGCAAGGTGATGTTGGCTCTGGTAAAACGTTAGTGGCAGCGATGGCTGCATTAAGTGTTATTGAGGCTGGTTATCAGGTCGCGTTAATGGCGCCGACAGAGTTACTTGCAGAGCAGCATTTTATTAATTTCCAGAAGTGGTTTGAGCCATTGGATATTCGTGTTGGCATGTTATCTGGCAAGATGAAAGTGAAAGAAAAACGTTCACAGACTGAAAATATACAACTCGGTCTCTCTAAAATGGTAGTGGGGACCCATGCACTGTTTTCAGATAATGTCATTTTTAATAAGTTAGCATTGATTATTGTTGATGAACAACATCGCTTTGGTGTTCATCAGCGTTTAGCGTTAAGAGAGAAAGGAGTGGATGAAGCCTTTGCGCCTCATCAGCTGACCATGACAGCAACCCCTATTCCACGCACGTTAGCAATGACCGCCTATGCCGATTTAAAAGTTTCGATTATTGATGAACTTCCGCCCGGCAGAACCGCGATTCAAACGGTGGCCCTTGCTGATACGCGACGTGACGATATTATTAAACGGGTTTATGAGTCCTGTAAAAATGAGGGGCGACAGGTTTATTGGGTTTGTACTTTAATCGAAGAGTCAGAGGCGCTTGAATGCCAAGCCGCTGAAGATACAGCGAATAGCTTGCAACTCAGTTTACCTGATTTACATATTGGATTGGTGCATGGCCGCATGAAAGGCGATGAAAAACAGTATGTGATGGATGCCTTTAAAGCAGGAGAGTTAGACTTGTTAGTTGCCACGACAGTCATTGAAGTCGGCGTGGATGTGCCTAATGCGAGTTTAATGATTATCGAAAACCCTGAGCGGTTAGGGCTTTCACAACTGCACCAGTTACGTGGCCGTGTTGGCCGTGGCAGTGTCGCTAGCCACTGTGTTTTATTGTATAAAAATCCATTGTCATTAACGGCTAAAAAGCGTTTGCAAATTCTGCGCGAAAGCAACGATGGTTTTTATATCTCAGAGCAAGATTTACTCATTCGAGGCCCAGGTGAAGTTTTAGGCACAAAGCAAACGGGAGTCGCCCAATTTAAAATCGCTGACCTACTGCGCGACCAAGCATTGGTACCTTACTCTTTACAATTAGCAGAGCAAATTATTGCCCAGCACCCCACGCTTATCAGCGCGCTAACAACACGTTGGTTAGGTGAAAAACAGCATTATGCGCATGCTTAA
- a CDS encoding Imm49 family immunity protein: MDIKQHHNKGFWLSEKHSRSQYLLKNISADNSQLSSLFTEEKIQHAAPHLLSDYWGYFTDAVMLDWPKAHCMWLLYHVCDFGRMHFRMHLNPETTVPVELAQQVLVLQPQPVERGRFSPDGVWMHAAVAATLCKEPFVVDELQAYPAEFLDHTAGRGIPEMDKAFFHVFKAFFAEQVSEEQKKQCLAGAMQFAGRGVIEKQLSLQAEISVHYLHYPLLSVITSCWGLQPTSLTRACESAIQASYEYYADFAPQPGDPKGAESIDLFANEAMLMHWLTGILALHYQRTGETPDFESPYIPSWLIKGEFPSREEVLFENPPEFSLQGIGLA; encoded by the coding sequence ATGGATATTAAACAGCATCATAATAAAGGCTTCTGGTTAAGTGAGAAACACTCACGAAGTCAGTACTTATTGAAGAATATCTCGGCTGATAATAGTCAACTGAGTAGCTTATTCACAGAAGAGAAAATCCAACATGCTGCGCCGCACTTACTCTCTGATTATTGGGGGTATTTTACTGATGCGGTGATGTTGGACTGGCCAAAGGCACATTGCATGTGGTTGTTATACCATGTCTGTGATTTTGGGCGCATGCATTTTCGCATGCACCTCAATCCAGAGACCACAGTGCCCGTCGAATTAGCGCAGCAGGTGCTGGTACTGCAACCACAACCGGTTGAACGCGGGCGGTTTTCCCCCGATGGAGTTTGGATGCATGCTGCCGTGGCTGCCACCTTATGTAAAGAGCCCTTTGTGGTTGATGAGCTACAAGCTTACCCAGCTGAGTTTTTAGATCATACCGCAGGAAGAGGCATTCCAGAGATGGATAAAGCTTTCTTTCATGTGTTTAAAGCGTTTTTTGCCGAGCAGGTGAGTGAAGAGCAGAAAAAACAGTGCTTAGCAGGGGCGATGCAATTTGCAGGGCGAGGGGTGATTGAGAAGCAGCTCAGTTTACAAGCGGAAATTTCTGTGCATTATTTACATTATCCGTTATTAAGCGTCATAACCAGTTGTTGGGGCTTACAACCAACCAGTTTAACCCGAGCCTGTGAATCGGCAATACAAGCAAGCTACGAATATTACGCAGACTTTGCCCCGCAGCCGGGTGACCCGAAAGGGGCCGAGTCGATTGACTTATTCGCTAACGAAGCGATGTTAATGCACTGGTTAACCGGAATATTAGCACTGCATTACCAACGTACGGGTGAAACCCCTGATTTTGAATCGCCTTATATTCCAAGCTGGTTAATTAAAGGCGAATTTCCTAGTCGCGAGGAAGTGTTATTTGAAAACCCACCCGAGTTTAGCTTACAAGGTATTGGCTTAGCCTAA
- a CDS encoding phospholipase A — protein MRLLLSLAVFMMSFTTFAAESVIDQRLKKEKAIKDNKFAIIPYQPTYILPFVFNDKISSNSSYPLGADGENEFEPIEMQFQISFKIPVWTNIADLPLSLNFAYTQLSIWQAYNTEKSSPFRETNYEPEIFATWQQDASLGLGWTFKMASIGFTHQSNGRSEPLSRSWNRLNSYFIIENNNLAVSINPWYRFSEAASSDNNPDLTDYYGHGKIRLIYKYNQNTFSLMSRNNLESGFSKGAVEAAWSFPIHDRVRGYFKVFSGYGNSMIEYDHYTNTIGLGISLTDWL, from the coding sequence ATGCGTTTACTACTATCTCTGGCTGTTTTTATGATGAGTTTTACAACTTTTGCTGCAGAGAGCGTCATTGATCAACGCCTAAAAAAGGAAAAAGCGATAAAAGATAACAAGTTTGCAATTATTCCTTATCAGCCCACCTACATACTACCTTTTGTTTTTAATGATAAAATAAGTAGTAACAGTAGTTACCCCCTCGGCGCTGATGGAGAAAATGAGTTTGAGCCTATCGAGATGCAGTTTCAAATTAGCTTCAAAATTCCCGTTTGGACTAACATTGCAGATTTACCACTCTCGCTAAATTTTGCTTATACACAACTCTCAATCTGGCAAGCCTATAACACTGAAAAGTCCTCACCATTTCGAGAAACAAATTATGAACCAGAAATTTTTGCTACTTGGCAGCAAGATGCATCATTAGGGCTTGGCTGGACATTCAAAATGGCTTCCATTGGTTTTACTCATCAATCAAATGGACGTAGTGAACCCCTTTCACGAAGCTGGAACCGACTTAACAGCTACTTTATAATTGAAAATAATAACTTAGCAGTTTCCATTAATCCTTGGTATCGTTTTTCAGAAGCAGCGAGTTCAGATAATAACCCTGATTTAACTGACTATTATGGCCATGGTAAAATACGACTCATTTATAAATACAATCAAAATACTTTTTCCTTGATGAGCAGAAATAATCTTGAAAGTGGTTTTAGTAAAGGCGCGGTAGAAGCAGCGTGGAGCTTTCCAATTCACGATAGAGTAAGAGGCTATTTCAAAGTGTTTAGTGGTTACGGAAATAGCATGATTGAGTATGACCATTATACTAATACCATTGGCTTAGGTATTTCCTTAACAGATTGGTTATAG
- a CDS encoding AsmA family protein — MRMLKFKRFLLASCLLFLLFFLLVGSSVYFFSVNDFSQWITDQVKQSTGYDVRFENFENRWLEDNRLSFSGVSLYQQDKRVVLINKLDIDIKKLDLWQRQLEISMVHLKGVEVDIKQPLTKNKVVVNSAKNNSSPVVAVGAQSLSWEKLHIDTLKITEFNADVVHQQQHLLLKQAEVEFRDVHIIQQHQLQTIPSSIDVSLQIKSLLFESPEQQVQLDDWQLSLQSNLFQQQGRLTGEIGSVTFNLPSEKSRTSSMNFHNMYFELLLKQQYLRLKEFTLEAFSGHMSMRSEAELAITLFPKPLFKLKQVTVESLQLKDMQLVIPDISGANNRTEVSVDNTEADISLPLENLLLEQLLLTNVNIRSENSELPLRVDRIQLQLNHVPLIRNSDWLRVATLSEQAGSFSLAFALLHWQQSVIEDFSVAGSLTEEDQGLLLLKQLLSEHR; from the coding sequence ATGCGCATGCTTAAATTTAAACGTTTTTTACTGGCTAGCTGTTTGCTATTCCTGCTTTTTTTTCTTCTAGTAGGTAGCTCTGTCTACTTTTTCAGTGTTAATGATTTTTCACAATGGATAACAGATCAAGTTAAACAATCAACGGGTTATGATGTTCGTTTTGAGAATTTTGAAAATAGGTGGTTAGAGGACAACCGTTTGTCGTTCTCTGGTGTTTCCTTATATCAGCAAGATAAACGTGTCGTGCTCATTAATAAGCTTGATATCGATATTAAGAAATTAGATTTATGGCAACGTCAACTAGAAATTAGCATGGTGCATTTAAAGGGGGTTGAAGTAGATATTAAGCAACCACTAACCAAAAATAAAGTTGTCGTAAATAGTGCAAAAAATAACTCTTCGCCTGTCGTGGCTGTTGGTGCGCAATCATTATCTTGGGAAAAGTTACATATCGACACACTGAAAATAACCGAATTCAACGCAGATGTTGTGCATCAGCAGCAACATCTACTACTTAAACAAGCAGAGGTTGAGTTTCGCGATGTGCATATTATTCAGCAACATCAATTGCAGACCATACCCTCATCAATTGATGTGTCGCTACAAATAAAATCGTTGTTATTTGAATCTCCAGAGCAGCAAGTGCAACTCGATGATTGGCAACTATCTTTACAATCGAATCTATTTCAGCAACAAGGTAGGCTAACGGGGGAGATCGGTTCTGTAACATTTAATCTCCCCTCAGAAAAGAGCCGCACCTCAAGTATGAATTTCCATAACATGTATTTTGAATTATTGCTGAAGCAGCAATACTTACGCTTAAAAGAATTTACTTTAGAGGCATTTTCTGGGCATATGAGTATGCGCTCAGAGGCAGAGTTAGCGATCACTCTTTTTCCTAAACCTTTGTTCAAGCTCAAGCAAGTCACTGTTGAATCATTACAACTAAAAGATATGCAATTGGTTATTCCTGATATTTCTGGGGCGAATAATCGTACTGAGGTTTCTGTCGATAACACGGAAGCGGATATATCTTTGCCACTGGAAAACTTACTATTGGAGCAGTTATTACTGACTAACGTAAATATACGCAGTGAAAATAGTGAGCTTCCGCTACGAGTGGATCGTATACAGTTACAATTGAACCATGTACCCTTAATCAGGAATAGTGACTGGTTACGTGTTGCTACGCTGAGCGAACAAGCGGGTAGTTTTAGCCTAGCTTTTGCTTTATTGCACTGGCAACAAAGTGTGATTGAAGATTTTTCTGTTGCGGGGAGCTTGACCGAAGAGGATCAAGGTTTGTTATTATTAAAGCAACTATTATCAGAACATCGATAA
- a CDS encoding CNNM domain-containing protein, which yields MTLLITYLIIAIGVSFLCSILEAVLLSITPTYIAQLQKKRPRDAKMLSNVKSKLDQSISSILILNTFAHTMGAAGVGSQAVRIYGEQWETLIALLLTLAILYFSEIIPKTIGATFWKFLAVPSGYIILVLIKLVFPLVWLSTRVTRLFSRNKKDSISREEVLAFTALSEKEGAIGPQEKRLVENIFTLRDYKAEDILTPRTVVHALSEDCTVKEALCAEKTQNFTRIPVYQESIDDITGVLLKTQLYEYERQGKGEVLLGELKMPIHRISGNVPVLHLLDLFIKRHEHLFLVEDQFGQTAGVVSLEDALETLLGREIVDESDSIADLQKYAKESYRDRLRKKLR from the coding sequence ATGACGCTATTAATTACCTATCTAATTATCGCAATTGGTGTTTCATTTTTGTGTTCAATTTTAGAAGCGGTGTTACTTTCAATAACGCCTACCTACATCGCACAACTACAAAAGAAACGTCCTCGTGATGCGAAAATGTTAAGCAATGTTAAATCTAAGCTAGACCAATCTATCTCGAGCATTTTAATCCTTAATACATTTGCTCATACTATGGGGGCTGCGGGGGTTGGTTCACAAGCGGTACGAATTTATGGAGAACAGTGGGAAACATTAATTGCGTTATTATTGACCCTTGCCATTCTCTATTTTTCAGAAATTATCCCGAAAACTATTGGTGCGACTTTTTGGAAGTTTCTTGCTGTGCCGTCGGGTTACATCATTTTGGTGTTAATTAAATTGGTATTCCCTTTAGTGTGGTTATCAACGCGTGTCACACGTTTATTTAGCCGTAATAAAAAAGATTCTATTAGTCGCGAAGAGGTACTCGCTTTTACCGCCCTCAGTGAAAAAGAGGGGGCGATTGGTCCACAAGAAAAGCGTTTAGTAGAAAATATCTTTACCTTACGTGACTATAAAGCTGAGGATATATTAACACCTCGAACAGTGGTGCACGCACTATCTGAAGATTGCACAGTGAAAGAGGCGTTGTGTGCAGAGAAAACGCAAAACTTTACCCGTATTCCTGTTTACCAAGAGAGTATTGATGATATTACCGGTGTTCTCCTTAAAACTCAGTTATATGAATATGAACGGCAAGGAAAAGGAGAGGTATTACTCGGTGAATTAAAAATGCCTATCCATCGCATCTCAGGTAATGTTCCGGTATTGCATCTATTAGATCTGTTTATTAAACGCCATGAACACCTGTTTTTAGTCGAGGATCAATTTGGCCAAACAGCGGGAGTTGTCTCTTTAGAGGATGCACTTGAAACATTACTCGGACGAGAGATTGTTGATGAAAGTGATAGCATCGCGGACTTACAAAAGTATGCCAAAGAGAGTTACAGAGATAGGCTACGTAAAAAGTTACGTTAG
- the miaE gene encoding tRNA isopentenyl-2-thiomethyl-A-37 hydroxylase MiaE, giving the protein MQTLLAPIQQFLHCETPDAWVQKAKQPENLNALLVDHMICELKAAQTAMLLIRRYAVDKETGKALMDWLQPYKDYVFRKQGNLQSLANANGLSKNIEIKQGSPYAQELVDKMVLLIKEELHHFYQVVEIIEQREIQFGFIDSSRYAKALLSHVSTFEPNTLIDKLICGAYIEARSCERFAKIAPFLDQQLNKFYLSLLRSEARHYQDYLTLAEQVANNGKSNKDISERITFFGQAEAQLILSEDEDFKFHSGVPKML; this is encoded by the coding sequence GTGCAAACGTTACTTGCCCCCATTCAGCAATTTTTACACTGCGAAACACCCGATGCTTGGGTGCAAAAAGCGAAGCAGCCAGAAAACCTAAACGCGCTACTTGTGGATCATATGATTTGCGAGTTAAAAGCTGCTCAAACGGCCATGCTACTAATTCGTCGTTACGCAGTTGATAAAGAAACTGGCAAAGCATTGATGGATTGGTTGCAGCCCTATAAAGACTATGTTTTTCGTAAACAAGGCAACTTACAAAGCCTTGCAAACGCCAATGGCTTATCTAAAAATATCGAGATCAAGCAAGGTAGCCCCTATGCTCAAGAGTTAGTTGATAAGATGGTGTTATTGATTAAAGAAGAGCTGCACCATTTTTATCAAGTCGTTGAAATCATTGAACAGCGCGAGATTCAATTTGGTTTTATCGACTCTAGCCGTTATGCCAAAGCGTTGTTATCACATGTCAGCACATTTGAGCCGAATACACTCATCGATAAGTTAATTTGTGGTGCCTATATCGAAGCACGCTCCTGTGAACGCTTTGCAAAAATAGCACCCTTTCTTGACCAGCAACTGAATAAGTTTTACCTGTCGTTATTGCGCTCTGAAGCTCGACATTATCAGGATTACCTGACATTAGCAGAGCAAGTGGCTAACAATGGTAAAAGTAACAAAGATATTAGTGAGCGGATTACCTTTTTTGGACAAGCAGAAGCACAACTTATTCTTAGCGAAGATGAAGATTTTAAATTTCATAGCGGTGTGCCAAAGATGCTTTAA
- a CDS encoding LysE family translocator, with protein sequence MESSLLLLFLVTFFAVSVTPGLCMTLSLTLGMTIGIKRSLWMIVGELIGVGLVALAALLGVATLLLTYPSLFVALKYGGGAYLCYLGVQMWRSKGKMAIDLGNETQQNVSALSLAVQGFVTAIANPKGWVFMISLLPPFINTQQPLLPQASVLIAIILVLELICLLLYASGGRALRRLLEKKNNVQLMNRIAGTMMLGVALWLVVG encoded by the coding sequence ATGGAAAGCTCATTACTGTTATTGTTTCTTGTTACCTTCTTTGCTGTATCGGTAACCCCCGGCTTATGCATGACCCTTTCATTAACACTGGGTATGACGATTGGTATTAAACGTAGTTTGTGGATGATCGTCGGTGAGCTAATCGGTGTTGGCTTAGTTGCCCTCGCCGCACTTCTGGGGGTAGCAACACTATTGCTAACCTATCCGAGTCTGTTTGTTGCATTAAAATATGGTGGTGGTGCTTATCTTTGTTATCTTGGTGTTCAGATGTGGCGTAGCAAAGGTAAAATGGCAATTGATTTAGGTAATGAGACACAACAAAATGTCTCTGCGTTAAGCTTGGCAGTACAAGGTTTTGTGACTGCGATTGCTAACCCTAAGGGATGGGTTTTTATGATCTCTTTATTGCCTCCTTTCATTAATACTCAACAACCATTATTACCTCAGGCCAGCGTGTTAATTGCCATCATTCTCGTTTTAGAACTGATCTGTTTGTTGCTCTATGCCAGTGGCGGGCGCGCGTTACGTCGGTTACTTGAGAAAAAAAATAACGTACAACTGATGAATCGTATAGCAGGAACGATGATGCTTGGTGTCGCGTTATGGTTAGTGGTGGGGTAG